From Candidatus Neomarinimicrobiota bacterium, the proteins below share one genomic window:
- a CDS encoding glycoside hydrolase family 16 protein, whose protein sequence is MNKTIQQIILLLFFIITGVSIASCDLGGSEESEWELIWQDEFEGPAGQKPDANKWVYDIGTDWGNAQLEYDTDRPENASLDGEGNLAITARKESYEGQNYTSARILTRGKFETTYGKIEASILLPWGQGIWPAFWMLGNDFNTVGWPACGEIDMMEYRGQEVTKISGTVHGPGYSGSNGIGSEYELVKDRFDTGFHTFTLEWGVDYLKWFVDGILFQTITPDDLPGEWVYDHPFYIILNVAVGGNYVGSPNQDTLFPQTMRVDYVRVYRAKQ, encoded by the coding sequence GTGAATAAAACAATTCAACAGATCATCCTTCTGCTGTTTTTTATCATCACCGGAGTATCTATAGCATCCTGTGATCTGGGAGGTTCTGAAGAATCGGAATGGGAGCTGATCTGGCAGGATGAATTTGAAGGACCTGCCGGTCAAAAGCCGGATGCAAATAAATGGGTCTATGATATAGGTACCGATTGGGGTAATGCTCAGTTGGAGTATGATACGGACCGCCCGGAAAATGCATCACTTGATGGAGAAGGAAACCTGGCCATCACCGCACGAAAGGAATCCTATGAAGGCCAGAACTATACCTCAGCACGCATTTTGACTCGGGGAAAATTTGAAACAACATACGGAAAAATTGAAGCAAGCATCCTCTTGCCCTGGGGTCAGGGAATCTGGCCGGCTTTCTGGATGCTGGGCAATGATTTCAATACTGTCGGATGGCCTGCCTGTGGTGAAATCGATATGATGGAATACCGTGGACAGGAAGTCACCAAAATATCGGGGACAGTCCATGGCCCCGGTTATTCCGGGAGCAACGGCATAGGCTCGGAATATGAACTGGTTAAGGACCGTTTCGACACAGGCTTTCACACCTTCACGCTTGAATGGGGAGTGGATTATTTAAAATGGTTTGTCGATGGTATCCTCTTTCAGACAATTACTCCTGACGACCTGCCCGGAGAGTGGGTTTATGATCATCCCTTTTATATCATTTTAAATGTGGCGGTAGGTGGAAATTATGTGGGATCTCCAAATCAGGATACTCTCTTTCCCCAAACTATGCGGGTAGATTATGTGCGGGTTTACCGGGCAAAACAATAA
- a CDS encoding MFS transporter, which translates to MNAHQHHQTAEKDRVSFGQKFAYGLGSIVNNLLGSAIGYMSIVLNVGLGMNPALVGTLQAIPRLTDAFTDPIMGYISDNSRSKYGRRRPFIFVGAIGVGLIFALMWQLPPGRSELFYFGIFLTGSIIFYLFYTIYATPWVALGYELTEDYHERTRVQGVTNFMGQIAWIILPWFYAFMENDRIFSNSVQGARTLAIMIGILVIVLGVMPAIFTRERYIQKDGKGKTDIALKGIWHNIMVFFSGLGTTLKNREFLKLAVGTFFMFNGMMLVGAFSSYIIIFYVSGGDNDLGARYIGLFGTINTISTFTAILFLTWLSTKIGKRKTFMLAASSTMIGSLLKWFSYDPMAPWKVLLPAPLIAIGMGGLFTLMGSMMADVCDLDELKTGKRREGMYSSIYWWTVKLGMSLAFALSGFLLNKTGYLVDLGGAQSSSTFFQMRVIDILVPAACAAIAILSVKMYKITEDRSYEIRKLLQVKRAALETVEMKPAQ; encoded by the coding sequence ATGAATGCACATCAACATCATCAAACGGCTGAAAAAGACAGAGTCTCTTTCGGACAAAAATTTGCTTACGGCCTTGGATCTATCGTTAACAACCTTTTGGGATCAGCCATTGGTTACATGTCTATTGTTTTGAATGTCGGCCTCGGCATGAATCCGGCATTGGTTGGAACCCTCCAGGCCATTCCAAGGCTTACTGATGCTTTTACAGATCCTATTATGGGATATATTTCTGATAACTCCCGTTCCAAATATGGTCGAAGGCGACCCTTTATTTTTGTGGGTGCCATCGGTGTAGGACTCATCTTCGCTTTGATGTGGCAATTACCTCCCGGAAGAAGTGAATTGTTTTATTTCGGTATATTTCTTACCGGCTCTATCATCTTCTATCTGTTTTATACCATTTATGCCACACCCTGGGTTGCTCTGGGGTATGAACTCACAGAAGATTATCATGAACGGACCCGTGTACAGGGTGTGACAAATTTTATGGGACAAATCGCCTGGATTATATTGCCCTGGTTTTACGCCTTTATGGAAAATGACCGGATCTTTTCAAACTCTGTGCAGGGTGCAAGAACGCTGGCAATCATGATCGGTATTTTGGTGATTGTCCTGGGCGTTATGCCGGCAATCTTTACCCGGGAACGATATATTCAAAAAGATGGAAAAGGCAAGACAGATATTGCTTTAAAAGGTATCTGGCACAATATAATGGTCTTTTTCTCCGGCCTGGGAACTACATTGAAAAACAGAGAATTTCTAAAACTGGCTGTCGGGACCTTTTTTATGTTCAATGGGATGATGCTCGTCGGAGCTTTCAGCTCATATATTATCATATTTTATGTCAGTGGCGGCGATAATGACCTGGGAGCACGTTATATCGGACTCTTTGGCACCATAAACACAATTTCCACATTTACTGCTATTCTTTTTCTAACATGGCTCTCTACAAAAATCGGTAAACGAAAAACCTTTATGCTGGCAGCATCTTCCACAATGATCGGAAGTCTTTTAAAATGGTTCAGCTATGATCCCATGGCCCCCTGGAAAGTACTCTTACCTGCCCCTCTCATTGCAATCGGTATGGGAGGATTATTTACCCTTATGGGATCCATGATGGCGGATGTCTGTGACCTGGATGAGCTTAAGACCGGTAAGCGTCGTGAAGGTATGTATAGCTCAATTTACTGGTGGACTGTAAAGCTCGGGATGTCTCTGGCCTTCGCGTTATCCGGTTTTCTTTTAAATAAAACAGGGTACCTTGTTGATCTGGGGGGTGCTCAATCATCCAGTACTTTTTTCCAAATGCGTGTCATTGATATTTTGGTTCCGGCGGCTTGTGCTGCAATCGCCATTCTATCTGTTAAAATGTACAAAATTACGGAAGACCGGTCTTACGAAATTCGCAAACTACTTCAGGTAAAACGTGCCGCCCTTGAGACCGTTGAAATGAAACCTGCCCAATAG
- a CDS encoding sugar-binding protein, whose product MKKNHIKILVITLIASLFLTQCGINGKDSSGEKLSQQSIHICMIGTALHDPVSQKAFLGAENEIEKITRKYSKLKIILDYKAPEKESPERQQVFIQEALSNHIDAIILSCSDSAALNKSIHQAIEAGVPVITYDSDAPSSKRIAYVGPDHYSLGEKLVGLMAPWVDSGQIAILSGNKKAYKHTLQLAGIQNALNMYPGLEIADIIEHNETPESAVRALHKALESHPDISGVITLGSWLFDRHTLMENQTMSGLTFVSIDAFPASFPYIENNILTAAVGQATFQMGSQALKLAVDKLYLNKDIDELNIMKVIPVSIHNLGGWARQLRAWGQIGIDEKYLTM is encoded by the coding sequence ATGAAAAAAAATCATATAAAAATCCTTGTGATAACCTTGATTGCAAGTTTATTCCTGACCCAATGCGGGATAAACGGAAAAGACAGCAGCGGTGAAAAACTTTCACAACAGTCTATTCACATCTGCATGATTGGCACGGCACTTCATGATCCTGTCTCACAAAAAGCCTTTCTGGGTGCTGAAAATGAAATTGAAAAGATTACCCGAAAGTACTCAAAATTAAAAATTATCCTTGATTACAAAGCACCTGAAAAAGAGAGTCCGGAAAGACAACAAGTATTCATTCAAGAGGCTCTGTCCAACCATATCGACGCTATTATTCTCTCATGTTCTGATTCTGCAGCACTTAATAAAAGTATTCATCAGGCCATTGAAGCCGGCGTACCCGTTATTACGTACGATAGTGACGCCCCCTCATCAAAACGGATAGCCTATGTGGGGCCAGATCACTATAGCCTTGGTGAAAAACTTGTGGGGCTCATGGCCCCCTGGGTGGATTCCGGGCAGATTGCAATCCTCTCAGGGAACAAAAAAGCCTATAAACACACCTTGCAGCTGGCGGGCATCCAGAATGCTCTGAATATGTATCCCGGGTTAGAGATCGCTGATATTATAGAACACAATGAAACACCTGAATCGGCAGTAAGAGCTTTACATAAAGCCCTGGAATCCCATCCCGACATATCCGGAGTGATTACACTGGGATCCTGGTTGTTTGATCGCCACACGCTTATGGAAAACCAAACCATGTCAGGGTTAACCTTTGTCAGCATTGATGCCTTCCCTGCATCCTTTCCATATATAGAAAACAATATACTGACAGCAGCTGTGGGACAAGCCACATTCCAGATGGGAAGTCAGGCGTTAAAGCTTGCAGTAGACAAACTGTATCTGAACAAAGATATTGATGAGCTCAATATCATGAAGGTTATCCCCGTATCCATTCACAATCTGGGGGGATGGGCCCGACAGTTAAGGGCCTGGGGCCAGATTGGTATTGATGAAAAATATCTGACCATGTAA